GCAAGGACGACAAATTCGCCGACTGCTGTTGTAAGCCATGTTGCCCAGAATGGAAAGTCCAATGCTAAATGCAATTCAAAGGCAATAATAAACATCGTGAAGGTAAACACGATAGTATTAATAATCATACGCTTAACAATGTTTTTTACATAGCGACCAACTACTATGGTAATAAGCAAACTGATAATAGACTGGCCAACACCAAATATAAGGTCATAAGGAACCATTGGCGAAAAGAATAAATTAGCTAGAAATACTCCAGCAACTATTCCGTAAATGTATTTCTTATTGAAGACAACAAGATGATTAAACATTTCGGATAAGCGAAACTGGACATTCGTAAAGCCGAATGGAGCAATTGCAACAGTGACAGCAATGTACAATGCTGCAATCACACCGTTTACTGCAAGTGTTTTTGTATTCATTTTTTTCTCTCCCTTAGTTTTTTTACGTGGGATGGTTACGAACCACGATATGAAAATATTATAAAACCAAACAATAATCCTACATTAAAAGGGTATGTGAGTCAATATAATTTTATCCTAATATAATTAATAGCCCTACGCACTGTGGTGTGCATAATATGTTTTCTCTTCACACATATAATAAATATTAGCCAATTGTAAAATGCAGCTTTGAGAGGAATGGTGATTTAGTGAAAGCATTAGTATTGCAATCTGACTTTGGTTTAAGTGACGGAGCCGTTTCAGCTATGTATGGAGTGGCCAATTCCGTTCAACCTGATTTGCGCATTTTTGACCTGACACATGATATTCCGCCTTTTAATATATGGGAGGCTTCTTATCGCCTTCTACAAACTGTGTCTTACTGGCCGAAAGGAACTGTATTTGTTTCTGTAGTAGATCCAGGCGTTGGATCAGACAGAAAGAGTATCGTTGTAAAAACTTTAGAAGGCCATTACATAATCACGCCTGACAATGGCACGATTACACATATGCTTCATGCAATAGAAGAAGTTCGCGTGCTTGATGAAACAAAGAATCGCCTTCCAAACAGCGGTGAGTCATACACTTTTCATGGCAGAGATATTTATGCCTATACAGGTGCGAGAATTGCTTCAGGACAAATAAGCTACCAAGATATCGGACACTCCACAGAAAAGGAAGCAGTTGTAACATTGCCTGTTGTAAAAGCGGTACTGGCTAATAATGAGCTTAATGGCATTATTGAAATACATGATAATCGGTTCGGAAATATATGGACGAATATCCCGGCGTCTATGGTAAAACAAAGCGGAGTAAAATATGGAGATACATTAACTGTCACAATAAATTATAATAAGGAAGAAATCTTCAAGGATAAAGTTCTTTTTGGTCATTCTTTTGCTGACGCTGCTATTGGCGAACCTATTGCCTACTTGAATTCTCTTCATTATTTCAGTCTCGCTATTAACCAGAAGTCGATGGCAAACAGATATAATTTAGGAACAGGCAATGAGTGGAGAATACTAGTAGAGAAATAAATAAGATAACCAGACGCGTTTATAGCGGTCTGGTTTTTTTGTTTTTATAAAAGAAAGATAGTATTTATAGAAAATTTAGAATATAATAAAAATATTCTATTTTGTAAAACGAAATAAATGAAAGAAGGGGTAATTTTTGAGAGAACAAGTTGCTGCTGTGAAAACGAAAGGTGTATTTGATCAATTGCTGGAACATTCCCTTGTGCAAAAAGGGCTGGAGTATTTGCTAAAGGATGCAGATGCAACGCTGGAGGAGCAGATTGAGCTCACAAAAATACCGGCGCCTTCTTTTATGGAAGCGGAAAGAGGCAGGGTTTATAAGGCGAAGCTGGAGCTTCTTGGTCTTGACGATATTCAGGAAGACAGACACGGCAATGTGTTTGGAATTCGCCCTGGCACTGGTAAAGGTCCAAGAATTTTCGTATGTGCTCACTTGGATACTGTTTTTCCGAATGGGACAGATATAGTTGTCAGAAGAGAGAATGGCAAGGTGTTTGCTCCGGGAATTTCTGATGATGGCCGCGGGCTTGCAGCTGTACTAACACTGGTGCGAGCATTTAATGAGACAAACATTCAGACAGAAGGCGATATTATTTTTGGAGCAACAGTGGGAGAGGAAGGACTCGGCGACTTGAGAGGAGTAAAGGGCTTGTTTGCGGACAGGACGGATATAGACGGCTTTATTTCCATCGAGCCTGGGCATCCGGAGCGCATTACCTATCTCGGGACAGGAAGCCATCGTTTCCACATTACTTATAAAGGATCAGGAGGCCACAGCTTTGGCGACTTTGGTATCCCAAGCCCGATTCATGCACTCGGCAGAGCAATCAGTAAGATCGGTGATATAAAAACGCCTGACGAACCGAAAACAACCTTTAATGTCGGTACGATAACAGGCGGCACTTCAGTAAATACAATTGCCGAAGAAGCCAGCATGATGCTTGATATGCGTTCTAATTCTGCAGAAGAGCTTATTCGTCTCGAAGAGCAGGTCATGGATATTCTCCACAACTCGGCAGAAGAGGAGAACAATCGCTGGAACAGTGAAAAGACAGCGATTGAAGTGACAATTAAGCAGGTAGGTGACAGACCGGCAGGCGCACAAAGCCCAGAAGGAGAAATTGT
This DNA window, taken from Niallia sp. Man26, encodes the following:
- a CDS encoding QueT transporter family protein, with protein sequence MNTKTLAVNGVIAALYIAVTVAIAPFGFTNVQFRLSEMFNHLVVFNKKYIYGIVAGVFLANLFFSPMVPYDLIFGVGQSIISLLITIVVGRYVKNIVKRMIINTIVFTFTMFIIAFELHLALDFPFWATWLTTAVGEFVVLAVGIPIIYVINKRVDFASLINGTKRTYSPSRD
- a CDS encoding S-adenosyl-l-methionine hydroxide adenosyltransferase family protein, with amino-acid sequence MKALVLQSDFGLSDGAVSAMYGVANSVQPDLRIFDLTHDIPPFNIWEASYRLLQTVSYWPKGTVFVSVVDPGVGSDRKSIVVKTLEGHYIITPDNGTITHMLHAIEEVRVLDETKNRLPNSGESYTFHGRDIYAYTGARIASGQISYQDIGHSTEKEAVVTLPVVKAVLANNELNGIIEIHDNRFGNIWTNIPASMVKQSGVKYGDTLTVTINYNKEEIFKDKVLFGHSFADAAIGEPIAYLNSLHYFSLAINQKSMANRYNLGTGNEWRILVEK
- a CDS encoding M20/M25/M40 family metallo-hydrolase — translated: MREQVAAVKTKGVFDQLLEHSLVQKGLEYLLKDADATLEEQIELTKIPAPSFMEAERGRVYKAKLELLGLDDIQEDRHGNVFGIRPGTGKGPRIFVCAHLDTVFPNGTDIVVRRENGKVFAPGISDDGRGLAAVLTLVRAFNETNIQTEGDIIFGATVGEEGLGDLRGVKGLFADRTDIDGFISIEPGHPERITYLGTGSHRFHITYKGSGGHSFGDFGIPSPIHALGRAISKIGDIKTPDEPKTTFNVGTITGGTSVNTIAEEASMMLDMRSNSAEELIRLEEQVMDILHNSAEEENNRWNSEKTAIEVTIKQVGDRPAGAQSPEGEIVQTTIAAAASLGLNPVLSQAFSTDSNVPISLGIPAVTLGGGGSNSGGFHTLEEYFDPTDAHIGPQNIFLTILGLVGMRDVTAPLLSKK